The Onychostoma macrolepis isolate SWU-2019 chromosome 20, ASM1243209v1, whole genome shotgun sequence nucleotide sequence tgagagttcacactggagagagtcCTTTTACCTGTCAacaatgtggaaaaagtttcacTCAAAAAGGAAACCTGAAagtccacatgagaattcactcTAAAGAGACCCCattcacctgccaacagtgtggaaaaagtttcacTCAAAAAGGAAGTCTTAAAGATCACATgaaaattcacactggagagaacccattcacctgccaacagtgtggaaaaagtttcatTCGAAAAGGAAACCTGAAAGTCCACTTGCGAGTGCACACTAGAGAGAGCCCATTCAGCTGCCAACAGTGTGGGAAAAGTTTTTCTCAGAAAGCAAGCCTTAAAATCCACAtaagaattcacactggagagaagcctttcacatgccctcagtgtggaagGAGTTTTACACATAAAGGAACCCTTAATAACCACGTGACGACTCACACAGGAGAGAAGCCATTTGTATGTAGTCAGTGTGGAAAGTGTTTCCGATTCACTGTAACCCTTAAAGACCACATGAAGATTCACTTGAGAGAGATCCGTTTTATATGCCATCAGTGTGGAAGGAGTTTCACAGACAGAAATGATCTTAAGAATCATGTAGTAACTCACATCGGAGAGAAACCTTTCATGTGCCATTACTGTGGaaagtctttcaaaaacaaagcaaatcttGAGGTTCATTtaagaattcacactggagagaagcctttcagcTGCActcaatgtggaaagagtttcacagtTAAAGGAAACCTTGACATTCACATGAGGGTTCACACTAGAGAGAGGCCTTACAGGTGCCTTCGGTGTGAGAAGAGTTTCACATATCACACGGACCTGAAACGTCATTTGCAAACTCATTCTGGAAAGAAATTCCAGTGTTCTGAGTGTGACAAGGGCTTTAGAAAAACTAGCAGTTTCAGAAAACACCTGCACATGCACTCCCGAGGAAGACCATTTAATTGTGTTCAGAATAAAAGAAAAGTCCCAAAACTCTCATCACACTTAGAGATACATATGAAAAGGCATGCATATGTGAGACAGTATTCTTGTTCTttttgtggaaagagttttgaaTGGCTCGGCCATTTAAAATGCCACCAGAAGATGCGTATCTGTGTAAAATCAAAGCTACGTTCACGTCACAGATGACTGTGGCCCAAAtagttttttgttctgtttgtttttttcccctgtgtgtgtgtgtggttgtttacatgacattttaaagtcctgtaattttgtttgtatagagttttttttttttttttttttttacaatatttaaaaatcagtaTGTTGTATTCATGTGTCTACATTGCATTCTGAACATATTCAGACCCAcctttttgtacattttgtttgccttatgctaaaatattatttttttggtcCATTATGCATCAAAACCTGATGACATAAGTACAGTCTCAAGTCCTTTTTTGGGGTATGATGCAATAACTTTTACAGTCCTGGATTTGAGGATTATATGTCACTTATTTCATATAGCTTTCTCAAACTGTGAGATTGGATGGGGACTGacagtggacagccattttcaAGTTTCTCCACAGATTCGATTGGATTTAAATCTGGCCTCTGATTGGATCACTCAAGGACATTCCCAGTCTTTTCTAAGCCACTCATGCATTGtcttggctgtgtgcttggggtCATTGAAGGTGAACCTTCCACCTAGTGAGTGCTCTGGGACAGGTCACATCTAGAACAAGACATCAGGCTTTGAGTTGAGTTGTTTTATTAGACGTAAAAAGTGACAATACATCTGAATAACGCTTCTTTGCTAAGGATAACACAATAAAGAAAACGAGACTTATTTCCATTGTGGTCCTTGATATTAGAAGAAAACAATTTTCGTGATTTAAAGGCATTTTTGGCATTAGCCTACCTTTTTTacaattacaaaacaaatatcaaaaatataattttcacacTCAACACACACCACAGAGACAATCTTCAAGACAGTACAATAATCCAAATCAGTCAAATAAGACAGCCTATGTAAAAACATTCTCTTCACTCTTTTACTAAAACCCTCATGATCCGTCATCATTCTAATGTCCAAAGGCAATGCAAATGCCCTTTGTCCATACAAAGTCTTAAGCTTACATAAATTAACATCCATAATGCTCGGTCTAGGAAAATGACCATGTCTTAATTTAACCTTCAGGCTTTGAAGGCTGTGGAACAGCAAATTAGCTTGGCTGCAAGGAGGTTGGCTGCAAACTTGGTCCATTTCGCAATTATTTGTGAGTGGTTCACTGTCTGCATGATAACAAAACGTTATGTCAGTCATTGTTGTGCAGTTGCATGGAATGTACATTAAAACAGCCTCTGAAGATAAATTCAAAGTTATTTTTCAAGGTTTACATGACCGTTGGATTTCCCACAATGTGGTGGGGCTATCGGCCCACATTGGTGTTTTATGTTCACCTGATAGCTCTGCAGGCTATTATAATCGTAAAGATTTCTACTCAGGCATTCTACAAAGTGTGTTAAGCCCGAAACGCATtgcacgattttcggctgtcccagatgaaagaatggcatcgtgaagcaatCGCGGCGATTTCTGATTGGtcgtctgggacagccgaaaattGTGCAATGTGTTTAGGGCTTTAGAACATTGACAGGTCCTGGGACATTAACGTAGCCCAGTCAGGAGAAGGTCATGATGCCAGGGCCTTAAAGGggtaccaaaaaaataaaataaataaatatgtggaaAGTGATTATTTTCAACCCTCATTCTAAACTTTTCTGAAACTACTTAAGGGGCGGGTCCTTTAGAGCCTCCCAGGAATCAGCCACTGTGATGATTGGCTAACATCATGTGAGTGTTTTGACAactgtgggattacaaatttatttaaatgtttaatttagattccaatgtaatagtgtacaaactgaagaagttatataccttgtatttagcatttaaggtgaaaaatggtgacatgagtcagatcactacatcagatgcaagaggtccctgccagttcctgttctcctattgtaagtgaaatgagccagactcgaatcttttgttctgcaaatggctttcggagccccctggcccagacatgaatcattagactgattggattatcaatgcaatcgagtgttgttgattgggtctgtctttctcatttgcatgctttgtttaaagtcgtcacccaggtgcttggtctccattcctaagcactgccccctaaatgtatttaaaactacaatgtatcactgctttagttagacttggatgactacagcgacgcacagcgagttctcaataaagagtaacttctggatgaaagatatcccaacgtctcctggtctctgcttcgtagaagataaaagttcacaacagatggtgccgtgacccggatagagttccagcttcctcacctgaatccagtttgaaaacttcaagctcaaacaaagatctgcttccagactgcatcttttggaatccagcgaaaacttcaagctgaacaaagatttccagactgaatttttctctcaaccaaggttgtggtgagtgctgtctctaatccaaaagaacctttaagaccagtacaaatttgtttatcctctgcgccgtcagagaagagttaacagacagctgtagggtttggttaactaagttttcctctaaaaaaatgaacttttagagatgaagttaccctctgtccaggcagggaagtttagcatcaagtgctaatattgttttatcctctgttctgtgtaggcagggaagattggcatttacgtgctagttattttggtttatcctcttttcacagagaagtttagcatttcatgctaataattttggtttatcctctgttcttgtaggcagggaagttaagtgtgaagtgttggtaatttggaaagttaacaatagttaagctgtgttaacaagtgtaccctctgttgatcagagaagttttagtgttttgattgtgtggtaacaaagttaacaatagttaagctgtgttaacaagtgtaccctctgttgatcagagaagttttagtgttttgattgtgtggtaacaaagttaacaatagttaagctgtgttaacaagtgtaccctctgttgatcagagaagttttagtgtttgtttgtgtggtacagaagaaacatacaaaatggttagaaggaatgctAGGCTGATTCCAACAACAGAAAAGGGTGGTCTTGCGAC carries:
- the LOC131526573 gene encoding gastrula zinc finger protein XlCGF57.1-like isoform X2; this encodes MRIHMEDKPFSCQQCGKSYTSKGSLKDHMNIHTGENPFTCQHCGKSFIRKGNLTVHMKIHTRESPFSCQQCGKSFVQKGSLKSHMRVHTGESPFTCQQCGKSFTQKGNLKVHMRIHSKETPFTCQQCGKSFTQKGSLKDHMKIHTGENPFTCQQCGKSFIRKGNLKVHLRVHTRESPFSCQQCGKSFSQKASLKIHIRIHTGEKPFTCPQCGRSFTHKGTLNNHVTTHTGEKPFVCSQCGKCFRFTVTLKDHMKIHLREIRFICHQCGRSFTDRNDLKNHVVTHIGEKPFMCHYCGKSFKNKANLEVHLRIHTGEKPFSCTQCGKSFTVKGNLDIHMRVHTRERPYRCLRCEKSFTYHTDLKRHLQTHSGKKFQCSECDKGFRKTSSFRKHLHMHSRGRPFNCVQNKRKVPKLSSHLEIHMKRHAYVRQYSCSFCGKSFEWLGHLKCHQKMRICVKSKLRSRHR
- the LOC131526573 gene encoding gastrula zinc finger protein XlCGF57.1-like isoform X1 → MACVKEESEDVRIEEAFRVKHEETETRTGLRVLKEESQELNKREIKGQYEKHHSLITGEKSLSCSENEKTLSRKRAQTTSQTSSHFDQHGNLDVHMRIHMEDKPFSCQQCGKSYTSKGSLKDHMNIHTGENPFTCQHCGKSFIRKGNLTVHMKIHTRESPFSCQQCGKSFVQKGSLKSHMRVHTGESPFTCQQCGKSFTQKGNLKVHMRIHSKETPFTCQQCGKSFTQKGSLKDHMKIHTGENPFTCQQCGKSFIRKGNLKVHLRVHTRESPFSCQQCGKSFSQKASLKIHIRIHTGEKPFTCPQCGRSFTHKGTLNNHVTTHTGEKPFVCSQCGKCFRFTVTLKDHMKIHLREIRFICHQCGRSFTDRNDLKNHVVTHIGEKPFMCHYCGKSFKNKANLEVHLRIHTGEKPFSCTQCGKSFTVKGNLDIHMRVHTRERPYRCLRCEKSFTYHTDLKRHLQTHSGKKFQCSECDKGFRKTSSFRKHLHMHSRGRPFNCVQNKRKVPKLSSHLEIHMKRHAYVRQYSCSFCGKSFEWLGHLKCHQKMRICVKSKLRSRHR